TCCTCGGCTTCCTGCGCTCCTCGGTCCGCGAGATGGGCCAGACCATCGTGATGGTCACCCACGACCCGGTGGCCGCCTCCCATGCCGACCGCGTGGTCTTCCTGCGCGACGGCCTGATCGTCTCCGAGCTGACCGGGCCCACCCCGGACACCGTGCTCGACCAGCTCAAGGCCCTGGGGGGCTGAACGGTGCTGAAGACCTCACTGGCCAACCTGCGGGCCCACCGACTGCGGCTGCTGATGACCGCGGTCGCCATCACCCTCGGCGTCGGCTTCATCGCCGGGACGTTCGTGCTCACCGACACCCTCCAGGCCGGCGTCGACGAGAAGTTCGGCGGGTCGGCGAGCAAGGTCTCCGTCGCCGTGCTCCCCGGCGCGGGCGCTCGAGGGCTGCCGCCCGCCCTGCTCGACGAGGTGCGGACGCTGCCCGGGGTCACCGACGCGCAGGGTCTCGTCGAGGGCGACGCCGCGCTGATCGGCAAGGACGGCAAGGTGTACGGCGACCAGCCCACCGTCGGCCTCTCGCTCAGCCCCGGCCGCCTCCAGCGGTACGACATCGAGGCGGGACGCGCCCCGGCCGCGCCGAACGAGGCGGTGCTGGACGAACGGACGGCCCGCCGCAACGGCTTCCGGGTCGGCTCCACCATCACGGTGCTGGATCCCCGGGGCGCGCGGGTCGTGTTCACCCTCACCGGGCTGGCCGACCTCGGGATCAACGACGAGGTGGCCTTCCGCGGCGGGGTCGGGTTCACCCCCGCGACGGCGCTGCGGATGACGGGTTCGCCCCATTACCGGGAGATCGACGTCCTCGGCTCCGGCGACACCGCCGCGCTGCGCGCCACCGTGGCCGCCGCGGCGGCGGGTCACGAGGTGCTGAGCGGCCGGGAGCTGGGCGATCGGCTGGCCCGCGGCGCCGGCGCCGATATGAAGATCATCCGTACCGGTCTGCTGATCTTCGGCGCCGTCTCGATGGCGGTGTCCGCGCTGGTCATCTACAACACGTTCGCGATCCTCATCGCCCAGCGGATGCGCGAACTGGCGCTGCTGCGCTGTGTCGGCGCGACCCGCCGGCAGGTGTTCGTCGGAGTGCTGCTGGAGTCGGCGGCGGTGGGGCTGGCCGGCTCCCTGGCCGGGCTCGCCGTGGGCGTCGGGCTGGCCGCCGGGGCGCTGTCCCTGCTCGGCGGGGCCGGCGCGGAGGTCCCCACCGGTTCCCTCACCCTCAGCCCCGCCGCCGTGGCCTTCGGCCTGCTGGTCGGCGTCGTGGTCACCGTCCTGTCGGCGCTGCTGCCCGCCCGCGCCGCGACCCGGGTCGCGCCCATCGCCGCGCTGCGCTCGGACCTGGAGCCCGGCGGCGGTCGGTTCCGGCTGGGGTGGCCCCGGCGGATCCTGGCGACCGTGTTGAGCGTCCTGGGGTTGGCGTCGGGCGTCCTGGGCTCGCTGGTCATGGAGAAGGGCGAGACCGCGATGTTCGTGGTCGCGATCGGGGGCGGCGTCCTGTTCCTGGCGGTGATCGCGCTGATGCCCTCGCTGGTACGGCCGCTGAGCCGGGTGGCCGGGGCCCTGCCCGCCAGGCTGACCGGAGTGCCCGGTCGGCTGGCCGTGGCCAACTCCCGCCGGTCCCCGCGCCGCACCGCGACCACCACGATCGCCCTCACGATCGGGGTGGGGCTGATGAGCCTGTTCGCGGTGGTGGCCGCCAGTGGTCGGGCGACCGGTCAGGCCGAGCTCCGGGAGCACTTCCCGGTCGACCTGCAGCTCCACACCCAGTACACCGGCGACGACGGCCCCCGGCGCAGGCTGCCGGCGGAGCTGGGGGACGCGCTGCGCGCCCGGCCCGAGCTGAAGACCGTCACCGAGATGCGCGTCCAGGACACCACCGCCGCCGACGGCGCCGAGATCGAGGTCGGCACCGTCACCCGCTCCTCCCTCGGCGAGCTGGTCAAGCCGGAGATCAAGAGCGGCTCGCTGACCGACCTGCGGCCGGGCACCGTCGCCGTGCACGACCGGGAGACCTCGGCCGCGCCCGGCGACACGGTACGGGTCAGGACCCGCGCCGGACTCGTCCCGCTGAAGGTGGCCGCGGTGTTCGCCGGCGACACCCCGCTGCCCCCGTACGTGCTGTCCGAGCAGGAGTTCGCCCGCCACTTCGGCCCCCAGGGGCCCCTGACGATCTTCGTCAACGTGCGGGAGGGTGTCGACCCCGATGCCGCCGCCGCCGCGGCCGAGGCCGCCGCCCGGCCCTTCCCGACCGCCAAGATCGCCTCCGCCGCCGCCCTCCGGGAACAGTTCGACAAGGCCATCGACACCATGCTCATGATCTTCGGCGGGCTGCTCGCGCTGGCGATCGTCATCGCCCTCTTCGGCATCGCCAACACCCTCAGCCTGTCGGTGGTCGAACGCACCCGGGAGTCCGCCCTGCTCCGCGCCCTGGGCATCACCCGCTCCCAACTGCGCCTGATGCTCTCCGTGGAGGCCGTCATCATGGCGGTGATCGGCGCCCTCACCGGAGTGCTCCTGGGCTCCGCCTTCGGCTGGGCCGCCATCGAGGCCCTGACCGAAAGCTCCGTCTTCGCCTACCCCTACCTCCAGGTGGCCGCCCTCATGGCCCTCGCGGCCCTCGCCGGCCTCGCCGCCGCGGTCCTCCCCGCCCGCCGAGCCGCCCGAACCTCGGTGGTCGAGTCCCTCACCCACGCCTGAGACCCCACCCGGTCCCCGTCGTGGGCCCTGCAGTGCTGGTCGGTGGGGTAGGGAGGGTCCTGTGACGGTGCGCACAGCGTGGCCGCGTTCGGTCGTGCGCGGGTACGCTGTGCGAGCACCGTCCGGTACCCGACTGAGGACTGGAACGACGATGGATTCACACACCGTGCCGTCGCCCGCGCCCGAGGACCGGCCCGCCCGCCTCACGGTCGGCGTCGTCGGAGCGGGACGGGTCGGCACCACGCTCGGCGCCGCCTTGGCGCTCGCCGGGCACCGCGTGACGGCCGCCACGGCGGTCTCCGACACCTCCCGCCGCCGCGCCGAGGAACGCCTGCCCGACGCCGTGCTGAGCACACCTCAGGAGACGGTGGAGGCCGCCGACCTGGTGCTGTTGACCATTCCGGACGACGCGCTCCCGGAGCTGGTCGACGGTCTGGTCGCGACCGGTGTCCCCGTGGCGGGCAAGATGCTCGTCCACACCAGCGGTCGGTACGGGGCCCGCGTCCTCGACACGGCCACCCGGGCGGGTGCGTTGCCGATGGCACTGCACCCCGTGATGACGTTCACCGGACGCCCCGACGACCTCGACCGGCTCGCGGGCATCTCGTTCGGCGTGACGTCCCCCGAACCGCTGCGGCCCGTCGCCGAGGTCCTCGTCGTCGAGATGGGCGGCGAGCCCGTCTGGATCCCCGAGGACCGTCGCACCCTCTACCACGCGGCGCTGGCGGGAGGCGCGAACCACCTGGTCACCCTCGTCGTGGAGGCCATGGACCTGCTGCGCTCCGCCGGGGTCGCCGACCCGGCCGCCATGCTCGGCCCGCTCCTGGGCGCGGCCCTGGACAACGCCCTGCGCCTGGGCATGAACGGCCTGACCGGCCCGGTCGCCCGCGGCGACGCCGGCACCGTGGCGGACCACATCGGCGAACTGGCCCGAGTCTCCCCCGAGGGCACCCGCGCCTACGTCGCCATGGCCCGCCTCACCGCGGACCGCGCCCTCGCCGCCGGCCTCCTCAAGCCAGAGGACGCCGAACGGCTCCTGGAAGTCCTGGCCGACTCCTGAACACCGTTCACCCATGCTCCCCGACAGCCCGCCAGGGCACGCGCCCCGGCCCCACCCTCGGCGGGTGCAACGCCCGTGCCGCACCACAGGGCGGGCGACTCCGCGAGCGTTCCGCCCACTGCGGTCGGATGGGGGCCGCAACGTGGGGGCCTCTAACATCGCAGAGGTCCCGACGGGGCCCAGGGCCGGATCAGGATTCGGGTGCCGCCGTTCGGCTCGACCCAGGGCGGCGCCGCGTCGTTCACCGCGGGTTCGACGGGCGCAGGTCTGCAGGGTTCCTCACACAGGGTTGGTCGAAAGGGGACATCGCTCATGACACCGGTCATCGCCCAGACCCGGGACGAGCTGGCCGCCGTTCGCCAGGGCGTGCAGGGCACGCTGGCGTTGGTGCCCACCATGGGTGCGCTGCACGAGGGGCATCGTTCGCTGATCCGCCGGGCGCGTGAGATCGCCGACGTGGTGGCGGTGAGCATCTTCGTCAACCCGCTGCAGTTCGCCCCGCACGAGGATCTGGACCGGTACCCGCGCCCCTTCTCCGATGACGTCGAGGCGTGCGCGGCCGAGGGCGTGGACCTGGTGTTCGCGCCCACGCCCCAGGTCATGTACCCGACCGCGCCGGAGGTCAGGGTCAGCTCGGGCCGGATGGGGACGATCGTCGAGGGCGCCTCCCGTCCCGGCCACTTCGACGGCATGCTCACCGTGGTCATGAAGCTGTTCCACCTGGTACGTCCCGACGTCGCGGTCTTCGGGGCCAAGGACGCCCAGCAGCTCGCCCTGATCCGCCGGATGGTCGTCGATCTCGACCTGCCGGTACGCGTCGTGGCCGCCCCCACCGTGAGGGAACCGGACGGTCTCGCCCTGTCCAGCCGCAACCGCTACCTCTCCGGCCCCGAGCGGGTCACCGCCCTGGCCCTGTCCCGCGCCCTCCGCGAGGGGGAGGACGCCGCCCCCCGAGGGGCCGCCGCCGTGCAGTGGGCCGCCCGCGCGGTGCTGGACGACGCCGCCAAGACCGACCCGCCGCTGGAGCTCGACTACCTCGCGCTGGTCGACCCGGCCACCTTCGAACCCGTCGACGACTCGTTCACCGGCGAGGCCGTGCTCGCGGTCGCCGGCCGCGTCGGCACCACCCACCTGATCGACAACACCCCCCTCGTGATCCAGCCCCGGGAGGCCTGATGTTCCGGACGATGTTCAAGTCCAAGATCCACCGCGCCACCGTCACGCAGGCCGACCTGCACTACGTGGGCTCGCTCACCATCGACCAGGACCTGATGGACGCCGCCGACCTGCTCCCCGGCGAGCAGGTCCACGTGGTCGACATCGACAACGGCGCCCGCCTGGAGACCTACCTCATCGCCGGCCCCCGGGGCTCCGGCGTGATCGGCATCAACGGCGCCGCCGCCCGCCTGGTCAGCCCCGGCGACCTGGTCATCATCATCAGCTACGCGGCCATGTCCGACGCCGACGCCCGCACCTTCGAACCCAGCGTCGTCCACGTAGACCGCTCCAACCGCATCATCTCCCTGGGCACCGACCCCGCCGAACCCGTCCCCGGCTCAGACCAACTCCGCGGCGACCGCCTCCCCACCGCCTGACCCGCCGTCCCCCCGACAAACCCACCCGCGGGCCACCCACCCGCGGGCCACCCACCCACGGGCCACCCACCCACCCAGCCACTCACGAGCAGTCGATCCGCTCACCGACGACCGAACCTCTCTGGGGCCGCGCTTGAGTGAGCGTGCGCGGTGTGGTTTCCGTTTGCCGTACCGGCGGGTGGCGCGTTCGGTTGGGCGGTGTCCGTGCAAGTCACCAGGGGTAATGGGCCGCGCGGTGGATGGGGTGGATTGTGGGCATCGTGACTCCGGACCCGCTGGGGGATCTCGCGCGCTCGCCCGTTCCGGAGCCGTCGGGGGACCCCGAGGATCGGGCATATCCGGCCAGGGGTTAATGTCATAGTGACGAAAAACCCCGAGGAGCGCACATGATCCCTCGACGGCTGCTCGCCCCGGCTCCCGGCTGGACGGTCGAGACCGACGTGGTCGTGATCGGCTCCGGCATCGCCGGCCTGGTCACCGCACTCGCCGTTGCCGGTCGCCCTTCCCGCGTCGGAGCCCCTCGTCCGTCCGACCCGCGTGTGGTGCTCGTGACCAAGGCCTTGCTCGACGCCGGATCGACTCGCTGGGCGCAAGGGGGGATCGCCGCGGCCCTCGCGCCCGGGGACAGCCCGGACGATCACCTGGCCGACACGCTCACGGCCGGGGTCGGTCTCTGCGACGTGGAGGCCGTGCGCACCCTGGTCACCGAAGGGCCGGACGCCGTGCGGCGCCTCATCGACATCGGAACGGCCTTCGACCGCGACGCGGGGGGCGACCTCGCGCTGACCCGGGAGGGCGGGCACCACCGACGACGCATCGCGCATGCGGGCGGTGACGCCACGGGTGCGGAGATCAGCCGCGCGCTGCTGGCCGCCCGCAAGGAGGCCGGCATCGAGGTCATCGAGCACGCCTTGGTGCTCGATCTTCTGCTCGCCCCCTCGGGAGAGGCCGCCGGAGTCACCCTGCACGTCATGGGGGAGGGTCGCCGGGACGGAGTGGGAGCGGTCCGGGCGCAGGCCGTCGTGCTCGCCACGGGCGGCCTCGGCCAGGTGTTCTCCGCCACCACCAACCCCGACGTGTCCACCGGGGACGGGGTCGCCCTCGCGCTGCGCGCCGGTGCCGAGGTCACCGACTTGGAGTTCGTCCAGTTCCACCCCACCGTCCTTTATCTCGGGGAGGGGGCCCAAGGCCAGCAGCCCCTGATCTCGGAGGCCGTACGAGGCGAGGGCGCCCACCTCATCGACGCGTCCGGCGAACGCTTCATGCTCGGCCGCCACGAACTGGCCGAACTCGCCCCACGGGACGTCGTCGCCAAGGGCATCATGAGCCGGATGCAGGAGACGGGGGCCTCCCACGTCTACCTGGACGGCCGTCACCTGGGCGCGCACACATGGGAACGCCGCTTCCCCACCATCCTGGCCAAGTGCCGCGACCACGGCATCGACCCGATCACCCAACCGATCCCCGTCGTACCCGCCGCGCACTACGCCAGCGGCGGAGTCCGTACCGACGCCTACGGGCGCACCTCCGTCCCGGGCCTGTACGCGTGCGGAGAGGTCGCCTGCACCGGAGTCCACGGAGCCAACCGCCTGGCCTCCAACTCCCTGCTGGAAGGCCTGGTCTTCGGCGAACGCATCGCCACCGCCATCACCGCCGAGGCCACCGCCCCCCAACCCATCACAGCCCCCACCCACCAACCCCCGACCACCACAGCGCCCGCCGCCACGGGCAGCGGCGAGTCGGGCAGCGAAGACAGCGGCGACGTTGCTCGACGGTCCGTCACCTCGCCCCTCGTCGCTGGCGGCGGCGATGTTGCTCGAGGTTCGGCCATCACGCCTGAGGTTGTGGGCGGCGTGCCGGGCGCTGGGGGCGGCGGCGATGCGGATCGAGGGGCGGCGATCACGTCTGTGGCCACGGGTGGCGTGCCGGGTGCCGAGGGCAGCGGCGACATTGCTCGACGGTCCGTCACCTCGCCCACTGTGGGCGGCGGGGTGACGGGTGTGCCTGGTGGCGACGATGTTGCTCGGAGGTCGGCCATCACTCCTGAGATCGCGGGCGGCGACTCGGGTGCGGAGGGCCGCGGCGATGTTGGTCGGGGGTCTGGTGTCTCCCCTGGGAGTGCTGGTGGCGTATCCGGTGCGAAGGGCGGCGGTGACCTTGCTCGAGGGTCCGTCTCGGTCGTCGGGACGGGGCGGCCGGGCGGAGGCGTCGAGGGGTCCTTGGTGGTCCAGGAGGGTGGGTTGTTGGAGGCGGGGGTCCGTGGGGACGTGCAGCGGGTGATGACGGCCTACGCCGGGGTGCTCCGCAGCGCCGAAGGGCTCGACGTGGCTGCGCGGGAACTGGCGCGGCTCGGGGAAAGGCGCTGTGCCGAGCCCTGTGTCGAAGCCTGGGAGGCCACCAACCTGCACACGGTGGCGTCGGCGATCGTGGCCGCCGCCCGGATGCGGCGGGAGACCCGAGGGAGTCACTGGCGGGAGGATCACCCCGGGGCGGACGAGGCATGGCTGGGGCATCTCGTGACCCGGTGGGCGGACGGCGGCCGGCTGGCCACGGGTTACGAGCCCCTGCACCGCGCCGAGGCCGAGAGCGCCGAGAGGGGCGAGGCGGTGGGGACGTCCGGGAGCGACCGGGCGGCCGAGGTGACCAAGAGTGACGAGGCGAGCGAGGAGCGGTCATGACCCCGGAGACTAAGCGGCTGCTGGACGACGCGGAACTGGACGCGCAATCTGTGGAAAACCTTGCGCGAGCGGCCCTGGCCGAGGACGGCGAGGTGGACGTCACCAGCGAGCCGATCTTCGGGCCGAGCGACACCGCCACCGGTGAGTTCACGGCGAGGGAGGACGGCGTCGTCGCAGGTCTCCCCGTCGCGGCCCTCGTGTGCGAGCTGCTCGGCCTGGACGCCGCGCCACGCGTTCGAGACGGCGACCGGGTGAGAGCCGGTCAGGTCCTGATGGTCGCGTCCGGGCCCACCCGCGGCCTCCTGAGGGCCGAGCGCATCGCGCTGAACCTGCTCACCCACCTGTCCGGCGTCGCCACGTTCACCCGCGACTGGGTGGACGCCGTCGAGGGCACCGGTGCGAGGATCCGTGACACCCGCAAGACCCTCCCCGGGCTGCGGGCTCTGCAGAAGTACGCGGTGCGCTGCGGCGGTGGCGTCAATCACCGGATGGGCCTGTACGACGCCGCCCTCATCAAGGACAACCACGTCGCCGCCGCCGGTTCGGTCACCAAGGCGTACGAGGCCGTGCGCGCCATGTACCCCTCCCTACACGTTCAGGTGGAGTGCGACACCCTCGCCCAAGTGGAGGAGGCCCTCGCGGTAGGGGCGACCTCCATCCTCCTCGACAACATGACCCCGGCGGAGATGACCGAGGCCGTTCGGCTGGTGGCGGGGCGCGCCGAATTGGAGGCCAGCGGAGGTCTCGCTTTGGACAGGGCCCGAGATGTCGCCGTGACCGGTGTGGACTACCTTGCCGTTGGGGCGTTGACGCACTCGGCGCGCTCGTTCGACATCGGCCTTGACTTTCTCTGATCAGCGGGGACCTGATGCTGCTCACCATCGACGTCGGTAACACCCATACCGTCCTCGGGCTCTTCGAGGGCGACGAGGTGATCGAGCACTGGCGTATCAACACCGACGCACGACGTACGGCCGACGAGATCGCGGTCGTCTTCCAGGGGCTGATCACACAGAGCCCCCTGCTCGCCGATACCGACATCAGCGGTATCGCGTTGTGCTCCACGGTGCCCTCGGTATTGCACGAGATGCGGGAAATGTGCCGTCGCTACTACGGCGACGTGCCGGCCGTCATCGTAGAGCCCGGAGTCAAGACGGGGGTGCCCGTCCGTATGGACAACCCCAAGGAGGTCGGCTCCGACCGGATCGTGAACGCGCTGGCCGCCGTTCACCTCTATGGCGGCCCGGCCATCGTGGTCGATTTCGGCACCGCCACCACCTTCGACGCCGTCTCGGCCAAGGGGGAGTACGTCGGCGGGGCCATCGCCCCCGGAATCGAGATCTCCATAGACGCGCTGTCGGCTCGCGGGGCCCAGTTGCACAAGATCGAGCTGGTCCGCCCCCGTAGCGTGGTCGCCAAGAACACGGTGGAGGCCCTCCAGTCGGGCATCATCTTCGGGTTCGCCGGCCAGGTGGACGGGCTGGTGGACCGCATGTCGGAGGAGCTCACCACCAACCCCGACGACCTCACCGTGGTCGCCACCGGCGGCTTGGCCCCCCTCGTCCTGGACGAGGCGCGCAGCATCGACGTCTTCGAGCCCTGGCTCACCCTGATCGGGCTGCGCCTGATCTACGAGCGCAACATCGGCACCTCCGGCTGACGGTTATCCACAGACGGTTATCCACAGACGAAGAACACGTTCGCGACCGCCCTGAAGCGGTCGGTAGCCTTGCGTGCGTGAGTGAGCAGCAGCAGGACTACGACGACCTTCCGGAGCAGATGCGGGTGCGCCGGGAGAAGCTCGACCGGCTTCGGGAGAGCGGAATCGACCCGTACCCGGTGAACTATCCGCGGACGGCGCCGCTCGCCGAGATCCGCGGGCGGTACCCCGACCTGGAGCCGGGCACCGAGACGGGCGACAAGGTCGGCGTCGCCGGCCGGGTCATGCTGCTGCGCAACACAGGCAAGCTGTGCTTCGCCACCATCCGGGACGGCGACGGCGAGATCCAGGTGATGCTGTCGTTGGCCAAGGTCGGCGAGGAGGCCCTCGCCGCCTGGAAGCGTGACGTGGACCTCGGCGACCACATCGGCGTCACCGGCGAGGTCATCACCTCCCGGCGCGGCGAGCTGTCCATCATGGCCGACTCGTACGCCATCACGGCCAAGTGCCTTCGCCCGCTGCCCGACAAGCACGCCGGGCTGACCGACCCCGAGGCGCGGGTCCGGCTGCGGTACGTGGACCTCATCGTGAACGACGAGGCCCGCCGGATGGCCCGCCTGCGCGGCGACACCGTACGGGCGGTGCGCGACTTCTGGCACGACGAGGGCTACCTCGAGGTCGAGACCCCGATGCTGCAGCCCATCCACGGCGGCGCGGCCGCGCGTCCGTTCACCACGCACATCAACGCGTACGACATGGACCTCTACCTGCGCATCGCCATCGAGCTGTACCTCAAGCGCCTGGTGGTCGGCGGCATCGACAAGGTCTTCGAGATCAACCGCAACTTCCGCAACGAGGGTGCGGACTCCACCCACAATCCCGAGTTCACCATGCTCGAGGCGTACGGGACGTACCTCGACTACAACGACATGGCCGATCTGACCCAGCGCATGTACCAGCGCGCCGTGGTCGCCGCGCTCGGCACCACCGTGGTCGTCCACGACGACCGCGAGATCGACCTCGGTCTGGAGACGTGGCCCCGCATCACCCTGTACGGCGCCGTCTCGGACGCCCTGGGCGAGGAGATCACCCCGCACACTCCCATCGACCAGGTCCGCAAGCACGCCGACGCCCGTGAGATCACCTGGGAGGCCGCCTGGGGCCAGGGTCGCATCGTGCAGGAGATCTTCGAGGCCCTGGTCGAGCACACCTTGATCCAGCCCACCTTCGTCATGGACTTCCCGCTGGAGACCTCCCCGCTGACCCGTCAGCACCGGGAGGAGCCCCTGCTCACCGAGAAGTGGGACCTGATCGGCTTCGGCACCGAACTGGGCACCGCCTACTCCGAGCTGATCGACCCGATCGAACAGCGCCGCCGCCTCACCGAACAGTCCCTCCTGGCCGCGGGCGGCGATCTGGAGGCCATGCAACTGGACGAGGACTTCCTGCGCGCCCTCGAGTACGCCATGCCCCCCACGGGCGGCATGGGCGCCGGCATCGACCGAATGATCATGGCCTTCACCGGCAAGGGCATCCGCGAGACCATCCTCTTCCCCCTCGTCAAGCCCGACTGACCCCCCTCCCCTCGAAGGGGGACCCTGGCCCGCCCCCGCCCCCGCCCCCGCCCCCGCCCCCGTGGGCCCCGTGGGCCGGTGGCTGGTGCCTGGTGGCTGGTGGCCCCGCGAACCCCATGAGCTCGCCGAGCCCTTGAGCCATCGCCGCCAGGGGAACCTTCGGCTGGCCCGCTTACCCACTACCCCCATGGGGTCGGCGAGAGCCCCTGCCCCTTTCGCCCTCATGCCCTGGGCCCCTTGTGGCCCGTTGGCCCCTGGGGCCCTTGCGCCACGTGGGCCCCTCGGCTCCGCGGGTTCGGTGGGCTCCGTGGGCCGACAGGGCCAGCCACGCTATAGAGGGACCCGAGGCCGGCCGCAGGGGCGTTGGATCTGAGCGCCTTCGCCTCGGCTCTCGGGGCTCCGTGGGGGCTGCAAGGCCGCCTCGAGGTGCTCTGGGGGCACCGCAGCGCCCGGGAGTCGTGGCCACGACGAAGACGCGCTACAGCGCTGTCTTGCGGGGCTGGCCCGCTCCGGGCCTGGCGGCCCGCCTCCGGCGAGCCGGATTGGCCGCGAATGGTACGGAAACGTGTCAGCCTCTGGCCGCGCCACTCCTGGGGGCTTGATGCGTGCCGGAGGCTGGTGCGCTGTCGGAGTGGGTGGGTTGTCAGGGCGAGGGGTTGCCGGTGGTGGCGCGCTTCCGGCGGGGTGGAGTGGCCTCGGGCGGTGCGGGAGGCGTGTCGGGCTCTGGTCGTGCCGTTCTTGGGGGTCTAGTGCGTGCCGGAGGCTGGTGCGCTGTCGGAGTGGGTGGGTTGTCAGGGCGAGGGGTTGCCGGTGGTGGCGCGCTTCCGGCGGGGTGGAGTGGCCTTGGGCCGTGCGGGGCGCGTGTCGGGCTCTGGTCGTGCCGTTCTTGGGGGTCTAGTGCGTGCCGGAGGCTGGTGCGCTGTCGGAGTGGGTGGGTTGTCAGAGCGGGGGGC
The DNA window shown above is from Thermomonospora umbrina and carries:
- a CDS encoding ABC transporter permease, with translation MLKTSLANLRAHRLRLLMTAVAITLGVGFIAGTFVLTDTLQAGVDEKFGGSASKVSVAVLPGAGARGLPPALLDEVRTLPGVTDAQGLVEGDAALIGKDGKVYGDQPTVGLSLSPGRLQRYDIEAGRAPAAPNEAVLDERTARRNGFRVGSTITVLDPRGARVVFTLTGLADLGINDEVAFRGGVGFTPATALRMTGSPHYREIDVLGSGDTAALRATVAAAAAGHEVLSGRELGDRLARGAGADMKIIRTGLLIFGAVSMAVSALVIYNTFAILIAQRMRELALLRCVGATRRQVFVGVLLESAAVGLAGSLAGLAVGVGLAAGALSLLGGAGAEVPTGSLTLSPAAVAFGLLVGVVVTVLSALLPARAATRVAPIAALRSDLEPGGGRFRLGWPRRILATVLSVLGLASGVLGSLVMEKGETAMFVVAIGGGVLFLAVIALMPSLVRPLSRVAGALPARLTGVPGRLAVANSRRSPRRTATTTIALTIGVGLMSLFAVVAASGRATGQAELREHFPVDLQLHTQYTGDDGPRRRLPAELGDALRARPELKTVTEMRVQDTTAADGAEIEVGTVTRSSLGELVKPEIKSGSLTDLRPGTVAVHDRETSAAPGDTVRVRTRAGLVPLKVAAVFAGDTPLPPYVLSEQEFARHFGPQGPLTIFVNVREGVDPDAAAAAAEAAARPFPTAKIASAAALREQFDKAIDTMLMIFGGLLALAIVIALFGIANTLSLSVVERTRESALLRALGITRSQLRLMLSVEAVIMAVIGALTGVLLGSAFGWAAIEALTESSVFAYPYLQVAALMALAALAGLAAAVLPARRAARTSVVESLTHA
- a CDS encoding Rossmann-like and DUF2520 domain-containing protein; protein product: MDSHTVPSPAPEDRPARLTVGVVGAGRVGTTLGAALALAGHRVTAATAVSDTSRRRAEERLPDAVLSTPQETVEAADLVLLTIPDDALPELVDGLVATGVPVAGKMLVHTSGRYGARVLDTATRAGALPMALHPVMTFTGRPDDLDRLAGISFGVTSPEPLRPVAEVLVVEMGGEPVWIPEDRRTLYHAALAGGANHLVTLVVEAMDLLRSAGVADPAAMLGPLLGAALDNALRLGMNGLTGPVARGDAGTVADHIGELARVSPEGTRAYVAMARLTADRALAAGLLKPEDAERLLEVLADS
- the panC gene encoding pantoate--beta-alanine ligase — its product is MTPVIAQTRDELAAVRQGVQGTLALVPTMGALHEGHRSLIRRAREIADVVAVSIFVNPLQFAPHEDLDRYPRPFSDDVEACAAEGVDLVFAPTPQVMYPTAPEVRVSSGRMGTIVEGASRPGHFDGMLTVVMKLFHLVRPDVAVFGAKDAQQLALIRRMVVDLDLPVRVVAAPTVREPDGLALSSRNRYLSGPERVTALALSRALREGEDAAPRGAAAVQWAARAVLDDAAKTDPPLELDYLALVDPATFEPVDDSFTGEAVLAVAGRVGTTHLIDNTPLVIQPREA
- the panD gene encoding aspartate 1-decarboxylase produces the protein MFRTMFKSKIHRATVTQADLHYVGSLTIDQDLMDAADLLPGEQVHVVDIDNGARLETYLIAGPRGSGVIGINGAAARLVSPGDLVIIISYAAMSDADARTFEPSVVHVDRSNRIISLGTDPAEPVPGSDQLRGDRLPTA
- a CDS encoding L-aspartate oxidase: MIPRRLLAPAPGWTVETDVVVIGSGIAGLVTALAVAGRPSRVGAPRPSDPRVVLVTKALLDAGSTRWAQGGIAAALAPGDSPDDHLADTLTAGVGLCDVEAVRTLVTEGPDAVRRLIDIGTAFDRDAGGDLALTREGGHHRRRIAHAGGDATGAEISRALLAARKEAGIEVIEHALVLDLLLAPSGEAAGVTLHVMGEGRRDGVGAVRAQAVVLATGGLGQVFSATTNPDVSTGDGVALALRAGAEVTDLEFVQFHPTVLYLGEGAQGQQPLISEAVRGEGAHLIDASGERFMLGRHELAELAPRDVVAKGIMSRMQETGASHVYLDGRHLGAHTWERRFPTILAKCRDHGIDPITQPIPVVPAAHYASGGVRTDAYGRTSVPGLYACGEVACTGVHGANRLASNSLLEGLVFGERIATAITAEATAPQPITAPTHQPPTTTAPAATGSGESGSEDSGDVARRSVTSPLVAGGGDVARGSAITPEVVGGVPGAGGGGDADRGAAITSVATGGVPGAEGSGDIARRSVTSPTVGGGVTGVPGGDDVARRSAITPEIAGGDSGAEGRGDVGRGSGVSPGSAGGVSGAKGGGDLARGSVSVVGTGRPGGGVEGSLVVQEGGLLEAGVRGDVQRVMTAYAGVLRSAEGLDVAARELARLGERRCAEPCVEAWEATNLHTVASAIVAAARMRRETRGSHWREDHPGADEAWLGHLVTRWADGGRLATGYEPLHRAEAESAERGEAVGTSGSDRAAEVTKSDEASEERS
- the nadC gene encoding carboxylating nicotinate-nucleotide diphosphorylase; protein product: MTPETKRLLDDAELDAQSVENLARAALAEDGEVDVTSEPIFGPSDTATGEFTAREDGVVAGLPVAALVCELLGLDAAPRVRDGDRVRAGQVLMVASGPTRGLLRAERIALNLLTHLSGVATFTRDWVDAVEGTGARIRDTRKTLPGLRALQKYAVRCGGGVNHRMGLYDAALIKDNHVAAAGSVTKAYEAVRAMYPSLHVQVECDTLAQVEEALAVGATSILLDNMTPAEMTEAVRLVAGRAELEASGGLALDRARDVAVTGVDYLAVGALTHSARSFDIGLDFL
- a CDS encoding type III pantothenate kinase, which gives rise to MLLTIDVGNTHTVLGLFEGDEVIEHWRINTDARRTADEIAVVFQGLITQSPLLADTDISGIALCSTVPSVLHEMREMCRRYYGDVPAVIVEPGVKTGVPVRMDNPKEVGSDRIVNALAAVHLYGGPAIVVDFGTATTFDAVSAKGEYVGGAIAPGIEISIDALSARGAQLHKIELVRPRSVVAKNTVEALQSGIIFGFAGQVDGLVDRMSEELTTNPDDLTVVATGGLAPLVLDEARSIDVFEPWLTLIGLRLIYERNIGTSG